One genomic window of Quercus lobata isolate SW786 chromosome 9, ValleyOak3.0 Primary Assembly, whole genome shotgun sequence includes the following:
- the LOC115960134 gene encoding uncharacterized protein LOC115960134 isoform X5 — MQGPVDEKDHDNMYMVSSEAETKFGNWSMSKKVHMRGESGTCNVCSAPCSSCMHLNRSLMGSKTEEFSDESCRVNVASQYSVNESGTLYSLKNRASDSLQHTTSETSNLLSVNSSHDSFSENADSKATLRSSVVSNALEDVEMLPNLTSGGTIAEDQLSSKPQFVLDQRVSSNMYEETKAVEGHDDNISSVSRANDANEAVCNHNRNINNSTASISSLGPEGSGKATYLNKSGSSEIPPSKDLDVGSSPPKVRRGRPVGGISEVSMKKYPKSEAETEKDSGDPPDEAMKSSDQDEHDDKSNEMVELTDMQEPPLQSVSGDESDESDIVEQDVKVCDICGDAGREDLLAICSRCSDGAEHTYCMREMLQKVPEGDWLCEECKFAEESENQKQGSEVEEKKMDKLGSCTLVSGKRCAENIEVAPAKRQALETGIGSPKPSSPSRIVTGSPKPLSPSRIVSGSPKPSSPSRIVTGSPKPLSPSRIVSGSPKPSSPSKIVSLPRDSSFKSIEKGKLKSAHQTSFGNHSGTDIPETARFPATGPRPQKVKGPLVKSNSFNTLSSKPKVKLGDEVIPPKQKGARDYNSLDMKEGPARMMGKSMSFRSANSGRMNATESKVKMLSSKSTHVQDVKGLKQAKERGTFERKHLSKLDRPLVSSTTSSTVSTPKLDQKLTSRGETSLPSYISNNRDSKVVQSDGKLSLSKVTSSLGRKGVEIPVTSGGASSTSGICGSAAEQKLNLLSPKDEPLSTYPLNTERPSNSADVSGQDGLPRSQETANQYEKTRESSTIRSRPTAISASKSVFCQKCKDSGHATEFCTIGTPQASGIDVSAVRSSREESHEGNKLKAAIQAAWLRRPEINRKKKVFDQPDELSTSSTDMNNELASQDQFLVSNKPKNIMSTEGSHERQAVLGSSTSDSCKDSGHATEFCTIGTPQASGIDVSAVRSSREESHEGNKLKAAIQAALLRRPEINRKKKVFDQPDELSTSSTDMNNELASQDQFLVSNKPKNIMSTEGSHERQAVLGSSTSDSCKDSGHATEFCTIGTPQASGIDVSAVRSSREESHEGNKLKAAIQAALLRRPEINRKKKVFDQPDELSTSSTDMNNELASQDQFLVSNKPKNIMSTEGSHERQAVLGSSTSDSCKHAVVNNSKQSTLPPTGVFSSKVEDSDSAIISIGKHARELPSHTSTAMSSLLKTSAIPEYEYIWQGGFEVHKGGKLLDLCGGIQAHLSTCASPKVLEVVNKFPHKVPLHEVPRMSTWPSQFIENGAKEDNIALYFFAKDVESYERNYKSLLDSMIKHDLALKGNLDGVELLIFPSNQLPEKSQRWNMLFFLWGVFRGKRVSCIDSSKKLNIPSLNVLPPDKDIPSAVMTLSENLRAPKRIDEESAACIRSGNMVLTSNVPDQMRVTVCRDSDNNLTSFEHTCLGYQESLEQQDGRRDYKSISKIGTSGAQLSQEMRHSSLSLKELSLPERLDAELKTPLQVTGKSGSNNGGKAQMHWDTSSDRDDRSSLKILPVDNREIGILGSVFEDKIQDRMNGVRDQVKLQRDFKEGDGFMDREMALEKDVTNHRKRPYLDLSEKAPQTSIGTSQKIPWNEVSNIFIDGESTGKRLKTGFSITCGHSGGSRGSNSRNDNFASQVVDPGSCSSVEEKTCDEACDEKVIPEDTGNSERYFFPLGSHRAKDFGIGDNTMPWKKHPLDEDNKIHDVFPNLELALGAETKPANKGMLPFLGGTVGKKNNQEKAPDKVIEVEDDGDSTSLSLSLSFPFPDKEQTVKPVSKTEQLLSDRPNLNTPLLLFGSGFGDK, encoded by the exons TCTCTTAAGAATAGAGCATCTGATAGCTTGCAGCACACCACCAGTGAAACAAGTAACCTACTCAGTGTTAATTCTAGTCATGATTCATTCTCTGAAAATGCTGATAGTAAGGCAACCTTAAGGTCGTCTGTTGTATCTAATGCTTTAGAAGATGTTGAGATGCTTCCAAATTTGACTTCTGGAGGTACTATTGCAGAGGATCAACTTTCTTCCAAACCACAGTTTGTTTTGGATCAGAGAGTCTCTTCAAATATGTATGAGGAAACTAAAGCAGTAGAAGGCCATGATGATAACATTTCATCTGTTAGTAGAGCCAACGATGCAAATGAAGCAGTCTGTAACCATAACAGGAATATAAACAATAGTACTGCTTCAATTAGTAGTTTAGGTCCAGAAGGATCTGGGAAGGCAACATATTTGAACAAGTCGGGCTCATCAGAGATTCCTCCTTCCAAAGATTTGGATGTTGGTAGTAGCCCACCAAAGGTGCGAAGAGGTAGACCTGTGGGTGGCATTTCTGAGGTTTCAATGAAAAAGTATCCAAAGTCAGAAGCAGAGACTGAAAAGGATAGTGGTGACCCACCAGATGAAGCTATGAAATCTTCAGACCAAGATGAGCATGATGATAAGTCCAATGAGATGGTTGAGTTAACTGACATGCAGGAACCTCCTCTGCAATCAGTTTCTGGGGATGAGAGTGATGAATCAGACATTGTGGAGCAAGAT GTAAAAGTATGTGATATTTGTGGAGATGCAGGTCGGGAGGATTTGCTTGCTATATGTAGTAGGTGCAGTGATGGTGCAGAACACAC CTATTGCATGCGAGAAATGCTCCAAAAAGTCCCTGAAGGTGATTGGCTGTGTGAAGAATGCAAATTTGCTGAGGAATCCGAAAACCAGAAGCAAG GTTCAGaagttgaggaaaaaaaaatggacaaacTTGGTTCATGTACGCTTGTTTCTGGCAAGCGGTGTGCGGAAAATATAGAAGTGGCTCCAGCAAAAAGGCAGGCGCTTGAAACAGGTATTGGATCACCAAAGCCATCAAGCCCCAGCAGAATAGTTACTGGATCACCAAAGCCATTGAGTCCCAGCAGAATAGTTTCAGGATCACCAAAGCCATCAAGCCCCAGCAGAATAGTTACTGGATCACCAAAGCCATTGAGTCCCAGCAGAATAGTTTCAGGATCACCAAAGCCATCAAGTCCTAGCAAAATAGTTTCATTACCTCGGGATTCTTCATTCAAGAGCATAGAAAAAGGGAAACTGAAGTCAGCTCATCAAACATCTTTTGGCAATCATTCTGGTACTGATATTCCGGAAACTGCACGTTTTCCTGCCACCGGTCCACGGCCTCAAAAAGTAAAGG GTCCTTTGGTAAAGTCCAATTCATTCAACACCCTAAGTTCCAAACCAAAAGTTAAACTTGGAGATGAAGTCATTCCCCCAAAGCAGAAGGGCGCTAGAGACTATAATTCCCTTGATATGAAGGAGGGGCCAGCCAGAATGATGGGTAAATCTATGTCGTTTAGATCTGCAAATTCAGGACGTATGAATGCTACTGAATCAAAGGTTAAAATGCTTTCATCTAAATCTACCCATGTACAAGATGTAAAAGGATTGAAACAAGCAAAAGAACGTGGTACATTTGAAAGAAAACATTTATCTAAACTGGATCGCCCTCTGGTCAGTTCAACAACTAGTTCTACTGTTTCGACACCTAAGCTTGACCAAAAGCTCACATCTCGTGGTGAAACCAGTTTGCCTTCATATATTAGCAACAACCGAGATTCGAAGGTTGTTCAGTCTGATGGAAAATTAAGTTTGTCAAAAGTAACAAGCAGTCTAGGTCGTAAAGGTGTAGAAATTCCAGTTACTTCAG GTGGGGCTTCATCTACTAGTGGAATATGTGGTTCTGCTGCTGAACAAAAGTTGAATCTGCTTAGCCCTAAGGATGAACCCTTGTCCACTTATCCTTTGAACACTGAGAGACCATCCAATAGTGCTGATGTTTCTGGGCAAGATGGGTTGCCTCGGTCTCAGGAAACAGCAAATCAGTATGAGAAAACAAGGGAGAGTTCCACTATTCGCTCAAGGCCTACTGCAATAAGTGCCTCAAAAAGTGTTTTCTGTCAAAAATGTAAAGATAGTGGGCATGCTACAGAGTTTTGCACAATTGGTACTCCGCAGGCTTCTGGTATTGATGTATCTGCCGTAAGAAGTTCTAGAGAGGAATCGCATGAAGGTAACAAGTTGAAAGCTGCAATTCAGGCTGCTTGGCTTAGAAGACCTGAAATTAACAGgaagaaaaaagtttttgatcAACCAGATGAGTTGTCCACATCAAGCACAGACATGAATAATGAACTAGCTTCCCAGGATCAGTTTTTGGTTTCAAATAAGCCAAAGAATATTATGTCTACTGAAGGAAGTCATGAAAGGCAAGCTGTTCTTGGGAGTTCTACCTCAGACTCTTGTAAAGATAGTGGGCATGCTACCGAGTTTTGCACAATTGGTACTCCACAGGCTTCTGGTATTGATGTATCTGCCGTAAGAAGTTCTAGAGAGGAATCGCATGAAGGTAACAAGTTGAAAGCTGCAATTCAGGCTGCTTTGCTTAGAAGACCTGAAATTAACAGgaagaaaaaagtttttgatcAACCAGATGAGTTGTCCACGTCAAGCACAGACATGAATAATGAACTAGCTTCCCAGGATCAGTTTTTGGTTTCAAATAAGCCAAAGAATATTATGTCTACTGAAGGAAGTCATGAAAGGCAAGCTGTTCTTGGGAGTTCTACCTCAGACTCTTGTAAAGATAGTGGGCATGCTACAGAGTTTTGCACAATTGGTACTCCACAGGCTTCTGGTATTGATGTATCTGCCGTAAGAAGTTCTAGAGAGGAATCGCATGAAGGTAACAAGTTGAAAGCTGCAATTCAGGCTGCTTTGCTTAGAAGACCTGAAATTAACAGgaagaaaaaagtttttgatcAACCAGATGAGTTGTCCACGTCAAGCACAGACATGAATAATGAGCTAGCTTCCCAGGATCAGTTTTTGGTTTCAAATAAGCCAAAGAATATTATGTCTACTGAAGGAAGTCATGAAAGGCAAGCTGTTCTTGGGAGTTCTACCTCAGACTCTTGCAAACATGCTGTTGTCAATAATTCAAAGCAGTCTACTTTGCCCCCCACTGGTGTTTTTTCTTCCAAAGTGGAGGACTCGGATTCCGCAATTATTTCTATTGGAAAGCATGCAAGAGAGTTGCCCAGTCATACATCCACAGCAATGTCTTCACTTTTGAAAACATCAGCCATTCCCGAATATGAATACATCTGGCA GGGGGGTTTTGAGGTGCATAAAGGTGGAAAACTTCTGGACTTATGTGGTGGAATTCAAGCCCATCTATCAACTTGTGCATCACCTAAAGTTCTTGAAGTGGTGAACAAGTTTCCCCACAAAGTTCCCCTGCATGAAGTACCTCGCATGAGCACATGGCCATCCCAGTTTATTGAAAATGGCGCTAAAGAAGATAATATTGCTCTATACTTCTTTGCCAAAGATGTTGAGAG TTATGAGAGAAACTACAAGAGCCTGTTGGATAGTATGATCAAACATGATTTAGCCCTTAAAGGAAATCTTGATGGTGTTGAACTTCTGATATTCCCATCCAACCAGCTTCCTGAGAAGTCCCAGC GTTGGAATATGTTGTTTTTTCTATGGGGTGTGTTCAGGGGAAAGAGGGTAAGTTGTATTGATTCATCAAAGAAGTTAAATATTCCCAGTTTGAATGTCTTGCCGCCGGACAAAGATATTCCCTCTGCTGTCATGACCTTGTCCGAGAATCTACGAGCACCAAAGCGTATTGATGAAGAATCAGCTGCATGTATCAGATCTGGCAACATGGTCCTAACATCCAATGTCCCTGATCAGATGCGTGTCACAGTATGTAGGGATAGTGATAACAACCTAACTTCTTTTGAACATACATGTTTGGGATACCAAGAAAGTTTGGAGCAGCAAGATGGGAGACGTGACTACAAATCCATTTCAAAGATAGGAACAAGCGGTGCACAATTGAGCCAAGAAATGAGACACAGCAGCCTTTCCTTG aAAGAACTGAGTCTTCCGGAGAGACTGGACGCAGAACTTAAAACGCCTCTTCAAGTGACTGGAAAGAGTGGCTCCAACAATGGTGGCAAGGCACAAATGCATTGGGATACTTCTTCCGACAGGGATGATAGGTCGTCTTTGAAAATTCTTCCTGTTGACAATAGAGAGATAGGTATCTTGGGGAGTGTTTTTGAGGATAAAATCCAGGATAGAATGAATGGAGTTCGGGATCAAGTTAAACTTCAGAGGGATTTCAAGGAAGGAGATGGGTTTATGGACAGAGAGATGGCTTTGGAGAAAGACGTAACCAATCACAGGAAACGTCCCTACTTGGATCTTTCAGAGAAAGCTCCCCAAACTTCTATTGGCACAAGTCAGAAAATACCTTGGAATGAGGTGAGTAACATTTTCATAGATGGAGAAAGTACTGGTAAGAGGCTAAAGACAGGTTTCAGTATAACATGTGGACATAGTGGTGGTTCTAGAGGTAGTAATTCTAGGAACGATAATTTCGCATCTCAAGTAGTTGATCCGGGTTCTTGTTCCTCTGTTGAGGAGAAGACATGTGATGAAGCTTGCGATGAGAAAGTTATTCCGGAGGACACAGGAAATTCTGAGAGGTACTTCTTTCCTCTAGGTTCACATAGAGCAAAGGATTTTGGAATAGGAGACAACACCATGCCATGGAAAAAGCATCCATTAGATGAAGACAATAAAATACATGACGTGTTTCCAAATCTTGAGCTCGCATTAGGGGCTGAGACAAAACCCGCAAACAAGGGAATGCTGCCTTTCTTAGGTGGGACAGTAGGCAAGAAAAATAACCAAGAAAAGGCGCCAGATAAGGTGATAGAGGTGGAGGATGACGGAGACTCTACATCCCTTTCCCTGTCTCTGTCATTCCCATTCCCAGACAAGGAGCAGACTGTAAAACCTGTTTCAAAAACAGAGCAGCTTCTTTCTGATAGACCCAATTTGAATACCCCACTGCTTCTCTTTGGCAGTGGCTTTGGGGACAAATAG
- the LOC115960134 gene encoding uncharacterized protein LOC115960134 isoform X3, with protein sequence MAGRRERTVGELCNATESIGKPEVSSEAETKFGNWSMSKKVHMRGESGTCNVCSAPCSSCMHLNRSLMGSKTEEFSDESCRVNVASQYSVNESGTLYSLKNRASDSLQHTTSETSNLLSVNSSHDSFSENADSKATLRSSVVSNALEDVEMLPNLTSGGTIAEDQLSSKPQFVLDQRVSSNMYEETKAVEGHDDNISSVSRANDANEAVCNHNRNINNSTASISSLGPEGSGKATYLNKSGSSEIPPSKDLDVGSSPPKVRRGRPVGGISEVSMKKYPKSEAETEKDSGDPPDEAMKSSDQDEHDDKSNEMVELTDMQEPPLQSVSGDESDESDIVEQDVKVCDICGDAGREDLLAICSRCSDGAEHTYCMREMLQKVPEGDWLCEECKFAEESENQKQGSEVEEKKMDKLGSCTLVSGKRCAENIEVAPAKRQALETGIGSPKPSSPSRIVTGSPKPLSPSRIVSGSPKPSSPSRIVTGSPKPLSPSRIVSGSPKPSSPSKIVSLPRDSSFKSIEKGKLKSAHQTSFGNHSGTDIPETARFPATGPRPQKVKGPLVKSNSFNTLSSKPKVKLGDEVIPPKQKGARDYNSLDMKEGPARMMGKSMSFRSANSGRMNATESKVKMLSSKSTHVQDVKGLKQAKERGTFERKHLSKLDRPLVSSTTSSTVSTPKLDQKLTSRGETSLPSYISNNRDSKVVQSDGKLSLSKVTSSLGRKGVEIPVTSGGASSTSGICGSAAEQKLNLLSPKDEPLSTYPLNTERPSNSADVSGQDGLPRSQETANQYEKTRESSTIRSRPTAISASKSVFCQKCKDSGHATEFCTIGTPQASGIDVSAVRSSREESHEGNKLKAAIQAAWLRRPEINRKKKVFDQPDELSTSSTDMNNELASQDQFLVSNKPKNIMSTEGSHERQAVLGSSTSDSCKDSGHATEFCTIGTPQASGIDVSAVRSSREESHEGNKLKAAIQAALLRRPEINRKKKVFDQPDELSTSSTDMNNELASQDQFLVSNKPKNIMSTEGSHERQAVLGSSTSDSCKDSGHATEFCTIGTPQASGIDVSAVRSSREESHEGNKLKAAIQAALLRRPEINRKKKVFDQPDELSTSSTDMNNELASQDQFLVSNKPKNIMSTEGSHERQAVLGSSTSDSCKHAVVNNSKQSTLPPTGVFSSKVEDSDSAIISIGKHARELPSHTSTAMSSLLKTSAIPEYEYIWQGGFEVHKGGKLLDLCGGIQAHLSTCASPKVLEVVNKFPHKVPLHEVPRMSTWPSQFIENGAKEDNIALYFFAKDVESYERNYKSLLDSMIKHDLALKGNLDGVELLIFPSNQLPEKSQRWNMLFFLWGVFRGKRVSCIDSSKKLNIPSLNVLPPDKDIPSAVMTLSENLRAPKRIDEESAACIRSGNMVLTSNVPDQMRVTVCRDSDNNLTSFEHTCLGYQESLEQQDGRRDYKSISKIGTSGAQLSQEMRHSSLSLKELSLPERLDAELKTPLQVTGKSGSNNGGKAQMHWDTSSDRDDRSSLKILPVDNREIGILGSVFEDKIQDRMNGVRDQVKLQRDFKEGDGFMDREMALEKDVTNHRKRPYLDLSEKAPQTSIGTSQKIPWNEVSNIFIDGESTGKRLKTGFSITCGHSGGSRGSNSRNDNFASQVVDPGSCSSVEEKTCDEACDEKVIPEDTGNSERYFFPLGSHRAKDFGIGDNTMPWKKHPLDEDNKIHDVFPNLELALGAETKPANKGMLPFLGGTVGKKNNQEKAPDKVIEVEDDGDSTSLSLSLSFPFPDKEQTVKPVSKTEQLLSDRPNLNTPLLLFGSGFGDK encoded by the exons TCTCTTAAGAATAGAGCATCTGATAGCTTGCAGCACACCACCAGTGAAACAAGTAACCTACTCAGTGTTAATTCTAGTCATGATTCATTCTCTGAAAATGCTGATAGTAAGGCAACCTTAAGGTCGTCTGTTGTATCTAATGCTTTAGAAGATGTTGAGATGCTTCCAAATTTGACTTCTGGAGGTACTATTGCAGAGGATCAACTTTCTTCCAAACCACAGTTTGTTTTGGATCAGAGAGTCTCTTCAAATATGTATGAGGAAACTAAAGCAGTAGAAGGCCATGATGATAACATTTCATCTGTTAGTAGAGCCAACGATGCAAATGAAGCAGTCTGTAACCATAACAGGAATATAAACAATAGTACTGCTTCAATTAGTAGTTTAGGTCCAGAAGGATCTGGGAAGGCAACATATTTGAACAAGTCGGGCTCATCAGAGATTCCTCCTTCCAAAGATTTGGATGTTGGTAGTAGCCCACCAAAGGTGCGAAGAGGTAGACCTGTGGGTGGCATTTCTGAGGTTTCAATGAAAAAGTATCCAAAGTCAGAAGCAGAGACTGAAAAGGATAGTGGTGACCCACCAGATGAAGCTATGAAATCTTCAGACCAAGATGAGCATGATGATAAGTCCAATGAGATGGTTGAGTTAACTGACATGCAGGAACCTCCTCTGCAATCAGTTTCTGGGGATGAGAGTGATGAATCAGACATTGTGGAGCAAGAT GTAAAAGTATGTGATATTTGTGGAGATGCAGGTCGGGAGGATTTGCTTGCTATATGTAGTAGGTGCAGTGATGGTGCAGAACACAC CTATTGCATGCGAGAAATGCTCCAAAAAGTCCCTGAAGGTGATTGGCTGTGTGAAGAATGCAAATTTGCTGAGGAATCCGAAAACCAGAAGCAAG GTTCAGaagttgaggaaaaaaaaatggacaaacTTGGTTCATGTACGCTTGTTTCTGGCAAGCGGTGTGCGGAAAATATAGAAGTGGCTCCAGCAAAAAGGCAGGCGCTTGAAACAGGTATTGGATCACCAAAGCCATCAAGCCCCAGCAGAATAGTTACTGGATCACCAAAGCCATTGAGTCCCAGCAGAATAGTTTCAGGATCACCAAAGCCATCAAGCCCCAGCAGAATAGTTACTGGATCACCAAAGCCATTGAGTCCCAGCAGAATAGTTTCAGGATCACCAAAGCCATCAAGTCCTAGCAAAATAGTTTCATTACCTCGGGATTCTTCATTCAAGAGCATAGAAAAAGGGAAACTGAAGTCAGCTCATCAAACATCTTTTGGCAATCATTCTGGTACTGATATTCCGGAAACTGCACGTTTTCCTGCCACCGGTCCACGGCCTCAAAAAGTAAAGG GTCCTTTGGTAAAGTCCAATTCATTCAACACCCTAAGTTCCAAACCAAAAGTTAAACTTGGAGATGAAGTCATTCCCCCAAAGCAGAAGGGCGCTAGAGACTATAATTCCCTTGATATGAAGGAGGGGCCAGCCAGAATGATGGGTAAATCTATGTCGTTTAGATCTGCAAATTCAGGACGTATGAATGCTACTGAATCAAAGGTTAAAATGCTTTCATCTAAATCTACCCATGTACAAGATGTAAAAGGATTGAAACAAGCAAAAGAACGTGGTACATTTGAAAGAAAACATTTATCTAAACTGGATCGCCCTCTGGTCAGTTCAACAACTAGTTCTACTGTTTCGACACCTAAGCTTGACCAAAAGCTCACATCTCGTGGTGAAACCAGTTTGCCTTCATATATTAGCAACAACCGAGATTCGAAGGTTGTTCAGTCTGATGGAAAATTAAGTTTGTCAAAAGTAACAAGCAGTCTAGGTCGTAAAGGTGTAGAAATTCCAGTTACTTCAG GTGGGGCTTCATCTACTAGTGGAATATGTGGTTCTGCTGCTGAACAAAAGTTGAATCTGCTTAGCCCTAAGGATGAACCCTTGTCCACTTATCCTTTGAACACTGAGAGACCATCCAATAGTGCTGATGTTTCTGGGCAAGATGGGTTGCCTCGGTCTCAGGAAACAGCAAATCAGTATGAGAAAACAAGGGAGAGTTCCACTATTCGCTCAAGGCCTACTGCAATAAGTGCCTCAAAAAGTGTTTTCTGTCAAAAATGTAAAGATAGTGGGCATGCTACAGAGTTTTGCACAATTGGTACTCCGCAGGCTTCTGGTATTGATGTATCTGCCGTAAGAAGTTCTAGAGAGGAATCGCATGAAGGTAACAAGTTGAAAGCTGCAATTCAGGCTGCTTGGCTTAGAAGACCTGAAATTAACAGgaagaaaaaagtttttgatcAACCAGATGAGTTGTCCACATCAAGCACAGACATGAATAATGAACTAGCTTCCCAGGATCAGTTTTTGGTTTCAAATAAGCCAAAGAATATTATGTCTACTGAAGGAAGTCATGAAAGGCAAGCTGTTCTTGGGAGTTCTACCTCAGACTCTTGTAAAGATAGTGGGCATGCTACCGAGTTTTGCACAATTGGTACTCCACAGGCTTCTGGTATTGATGTATCTGCCGTAAGAAGTTCTAGAGAGGAATCGCATGAAGGTAACAAGTTGAAAGCTGCAATTCAGGCTGCTTTGCTTAGAAGACCTGAAATTAACAGgaagaaaaaagtttttgatcAACCAGATGAGTTGTCCACGTCAAGCACAGACATGAATAATGAACTAGCTTCCCAGGATCAGTTTTTGGTTTCAAATAAGCCAAAGAATATTATGTCTACTGAAGGAAGTCATGAAAGGCAAGCTGTTCTTGGGAGTTCTACCTCAGACTCTTGTAAAGATAGTGGGCATGCTACAGAGTTTTGCACAATTGGTACTCCACAGGCTTCTGGTATTGATGTATCTGCCGTAAGAAGTTCTAGAGAGGAATCGCATGAAGGTAACAAGTTGAAAGCTGCAATTCAGGCTGCTTTGCTTAGAAGACCTGAAATTAACAGgaagaaaaaagtttttgatcAACCAGATGAGTTGTCCACGTCAAGCACAGACATGAATAATGAGCTAGCTTCCCAGGATCAGTTTTTGGTTTCAAATAAGCCAAAGAATATTATGTCTACTGAAGGAAGTCATGAAAGGCAAGCTGTTCTTGGGAGTTCTACCTCAGACTCTTGCAAACATGCTGTTGTCAATAATTCAAAGCAGTCTACTTTGCCCCCCACTGGTGTTTTTTCTTCCAAAGTGGAGGACTCGGATTCCGCAATTATTTCTATTGGAAAGCATGCAAGAGAGTTGCCCAGTCATACATCCACAGCAATGTCTTCACTTTTGAAAACATCAGCCATTCCCGAATATGAATACATCTGGCA GGGGGGTTTTGAGGTGCATAAAGGTGGAAAACTTCTGGACTTATGTGGTGGAATTCAAGCCCATCTATCAACTTGTGCATCACCTAAAGTTCTTGAAGTGGTGAACAAGTTTCCCCACAAAGTTCCCCTGCATGAAGTACCTCGCATGAGCACATGGCCATCCCAGTTTATTGAAAATGGCGCTAAAGAAGATAATATTGCTCTATACTTCTTTGCCAAAGATGTTGAGAG TTATGAGAGAAACTACAAGAGCCTGTTGGATAGTATGATCAAACATGATTTAGCCCTTAAAGGAAATCTTGATGGTGTTGAACTTCTGATATTCCCATCCAACCAGCTTCCTGAGAAGTCCCAGC GTTGGAATATGTTGTTTTTTCTATGGGGTGTGTTCAGGGGAAAGAGGGTAAGTTGTATTGATTCATCAAAGAAGTTAAATATTCCCAGTTTGAATGTCTTGCCGCCGGACAAAGATATTCCCTCTGCTGTCATGACCTTGTCCGAGAATCTACGAGCACCAAAGCGTATTGATGAAGAATCAGCTGCATGTATCAGATCTGGCAACATGGTCCTAACATCCAATGTCCCTGATCAGATGCGTGTCACAGTATGTAGGGATAGTGATAACAACCTAACTTCTTTTGAACATACATGTTTGGGATACCAAGAAAGTTTGGAGCAGCAAGATGGGAGACGTGACTACAAATCCATTTCAAAGATAGGAACAAGCGGTGCACAATTGAGCCAAGAAATGAGACACAGCAGCCTTTCCTTG aAAGAACTGAGTCTTCCGGAGAGACTGGACGCAGAACTTAAAACGCCTCTTCAAGTGACTGGAAAGAGTGGCTCCAACAATGGTGGCAAGGCACAAATGCATTGGGATACTTCTTCCGACAGGGATGATAGGTCGTCTTTGAAAATTCTTCCTGTTGACAATAGAGAGATAGGTATCTTGGGGAGTGTTTTTGAGGATAAAATCCAGGATAGAATGAATGGAGTTCGGGATCAAGTTAAACTTCAGAGGGATTTCAAGGAAGGAGATGGGTTTATGGACAGAGAGATGGCTTTGGAGAAAGACGTAACCAATCACAGGAAACGTCCCTACTTGGATCTTTCAGAGAAAGCTCCCCAAACTTCTATTGGCACAAGTCAGAAAATACCTTGGAATGAGGTGAGTAACATTTTCATAGATGGAGAAAGTACTGGTAAGAGGCTAAAGACAGGTTTCAGTATAACATGTGGACATAGTGGTGGTTCTAGAGGTAGTAATTCTAGGAACGATAATTTCGCATCTCAAGTAGTTGATCCGGGTTCTTGTTCCTCTGTTGAGGAGAAGACATGTGATGAAGCTTGCGATGAGAAAGTTATTCCGGAGGACACAGGAAATTCTGAGAGGTACTTCTTTCCTCTAGGTTCACATAGAGCAAAGGATTTTGGAATAGGAGACAACACCATGCCATGGAAAAAGCATCCATTAGATGAAGACAATAAAATACATGACGTGTTTCCAAATCTTGAGCTCGCATTAGGGGCTGAGACAAAACCCGCAAACAAGGGAATGCTGCCTTTCTTAGGTGGGACAGTAGGCAAGAAAAATAACCAAGAAAAGGCGCCAGATAAGGTGATAGAGGTGGAGGATGACGGAGACTCTACATCCCTTTCCCTGTCTCTGTCATTCCCATTCCCAGACAAGGAGCAGACTGTAAAACCTGTTTCAAAAACAGAGCAGCTTCTTTCTGATAGACCCAATTTGAATACCCCACTGCTTCTCTTTGGCAGTGGCTTTGGGGACAAATAG